A genome region from Clostridium sp. JN-9 includes the following:
- a CDS encoding flagellar brake domain-containing protein, producing the protein MTSKAELKLNSKIDVIYKEEVYVSNVQDIDSENIAISIPVKEGMYLPLSLGERVSVIFYADGDAYKFKTIVTGRKRDNIYVILLKYPSNIVKIQRRNYVRIETLIDVNCTLADDTKKTDIFDAVVTDISGGGLKIVTKKHLRMGSNLIINLPIKEENLVLKGRVVRHELNVDKKHVCGIAFKDMLNENREKIIRYIFELMREQRKKNTDKLE; encoded by the coding sequence TTGACCAGTAAAGCTGAGCTTAAGTTGAACAGCAAAATAGATGTAATTTATAAAGAGGAAGTTTATGTTAGCAATGTACAGGATATTGATTCTGAGAATATAGCTATAAGCATTCCGGTAAAGGAAGGAATGTATCTGCCACTGAGTTTAGGTGAAAGAGTTTCAGTTATTTTTTATGCAGATGGTGATGCTTATAAATTTAAAACTATAGTCACAGGTAGAAAGAGAGACAATATATATGTGATTTTACTAAAGTATCCATCAAATATTGTCAAAATTCAGAGAAGAAATTATGTAAGAATAGAAACCCTAATTGATGTAAACTGTACTTTAGCTGATGATACTAAAAAAACAGATATTTTTGATGCTGTAGTTACAGATATAAGCGGAGGAGGATTAAAAATTGTTACCAAAAAACATTTAAGAATGGGCAGTAATTTGATAATAAATCTTCCAATTAAAGAAGAAAATTTAGTTTTAAAGGGTAGAGTTGTGAGACATGAATTGAATGTGGACAAGAAACATGTGTGTGGAATTGCATTTAAGGATATGTTAAATGAAAATAGAGAAAAAATAATAAGGTATATTTTTGAACTTATGAGAGAGCAGAGAAAGAAAAACACTGATAAATTAGAATAA
- a CDS encoding FliA/WhiG family RNA polymerase sigma factor, whose amino-acid sequence MVLAGDEIRNTSIKSEIVKKYIPLVKYIASRVIIGKNKYIDYEDLVGYGMVGLMDAINKFDETKGMKFSSYASIRIKGAMIDEIRKNSPISKGAIDKLNRYNEAIECLQKELNREPSNKEISQRLGISLADMSEVENYINYISIVSLEDLIFSEDDDMPLMSTVVDEKSPSPEKNLEKKEQLEYLTKAIELLNEKDRTVLSLYYFEELTLKEIGKVLSVSESRVCQLHSRALVHLRKSMQKLKYI is encoded by the coding sequence ATGGTTTTGGCGGGAGATGAAATTAGAAATACAAGTATAAAAAGTGAAATTGTAAAAAAGTACATACCACTTGTTAAATATATAGCTTCAAGGGTTATTATAGGTAAAAATAAATACATTGACTATGAGGATCTGGTTGGATATGGAATGGTTGGTCTCATGGATGCTATAAATAAATTTGATGAAACAAAAGGTATGAAATTCTCCAGCTATGCCTCTATAAGAATAAAGGGAGCTATGATTGATGAAATCAGAAAGAACAGCCCTATATCTAAGGGAGCAATTGATAAGCTTAACAGATATAATGAAGCAATAGAATGTCTTCAAAAGGAACTAAACAGAGAGCCAAGCAATAAGGAAATAAGCCAGAGGCTTGGTATCTCACTTGCAGATATGAGTGAAGTTGAAAATTATATTAATTATATATCTATAGTTTCACTGGAAGATCTTATTTTTTCCGAAGACGATGATATGCCTCTTATGAGTACTGTTGTGGATGAAAAAAGTCCAAGCCCCGAAAAGAATCTGGAAAAGAAGGAACAATTAGAGTATCTTACTAAAGCTATAGAATTATTAAATGAAAAAGACAGAACAGTTTTAAGTTTATATTATTTTGAAGAGCTGACTTTAAAGGAAATAGGAAAAGTGCTTTCTGTATCTGAATCAAGGGTATGTCAGCTTCACAGCAGAGCTTTAGTGCATTTAAGAAAATCAATGCAGAAATTAAAATACATATAA